The region CGCCCGAACAGTTTGAAGAGCTTCACAAGAAGGCCGTCAAACACAGCCCGAATGCCCAGACGATTATCAATCCTGTCTCTTTGTCAGGCGATATCGTTGTGAGCCAGATCGAAGACTAAGACCCGACCGGGAGTCCCGCCATGACCGTTTCGCGCAATCATCTGAAGACCGTAGAACAACTGTTGCTGTGGCATTCGCATTGGATGATCCACCACGCCAACCATATCCGGCCCAAGGTCGACGGGATCAAGATCGGCGGGCACCAGGCCTCGTCCGCGTCCATGGTGTCGATCATGACGGCGCTCTATTTCTCGGCCTTGCGGCCCGAAGACCGCGTGGCTGTCAAACCCCACGCCTCGCCCGTGTTTCACGCCGCACAATACCTGATGGGCAATCAGACCCGCGAAAAGATGGAAGACTTCCGGGGTTTGGGTGGGGTGCAAAGCTATCCATCGCGTACCAAGGATATCGACGATGTGGATTTCTCAACCGGTTCTGTTGGTTTGGGTGTTGCGATCACATCCTTCGCGTCGATCATTCAGGATTACATCGCGGCCAAGGATTGGGGCAAAGGTGCGCCAATGGGGCGCATGGTCGCCTTGGTCGGGGATGCCGAGCTGGACGAGGGCAATATCTATGAAGCTCTGCAAGAGGGCTGGAAGAACGACCTGCGCAACACGTGGTGGATCATCGACTATAACCGCCAGTCGCTGGACGGAATTGTCCGTGAAGGCTTGTTCGAACGTGTCGAGAAGATCTTTGATGCGTTCGGCTGGGACGTGGTGCGCGTCAAGCACGGCGCTTTGCAACGCGCGGCCTTTGAGGAACCGGGCGGCGATAAGCTGCGCGACTGGATTGATGCTTGCCCCAATCAGGAATACTCGGCTCTGACCTTCATGGGCGGTGCTGTCTGGCGCAAGCGGCTCATGGACGATTTGGGCGATCAGGGCGATGTCACAGCGCTGATCGACCGGCGCAGCGATGACGAATTGGCCGCGCTGATGGAAAATCTCGGAGGCAACTGCGTCTCCACGATGGCCGACACCTTCGATGCCATCGACCACGACCGGCCAACCTGTTTTCTGGCTTATACGATCAAGGGCTGGGGGACGCCCATTGCCGGGCACAAGGACAACCATGGCGGCTTGATGAACAAGACCCAATTCGCGGAATGGCAAAAGCATATGGGTGTGGCAGAGGGTCAGGAATGGGAGCGCCTCGCAGGTGTCAAGGATATCGCGGCCATAGAGGCCTTCCTCAAGGAGGCTCCATTTTTCGCCAGCGGTCCGCGCCGCTTCAACGATGCCAAGATTGCCGTTCCTGCAATCGACTTCAGCAGCGACCGCGAAATCTCCACTCAGGCTGCCTTCGGCAAGATCCTTGATGATCTCTCCAAAGGTGACAGCGATTTGGCCGCGCGGATCGTGACAACTTCACCCGATGTGACGGGAACGACGGGCTTGGCGTCCTGGGTCAATCGTCGCAAGCTATTTGCACGCGCGGAGCAGGCGGATGCCTTCATCGAACACCGCATCCCTTCCACGGCGAAATGGGCCTTCACGCCAGAAGGACAGCATATCGAGCTTGGCATCGCCGAAATGAACCTGTTCCTGCTTCTGGGCGCTGCGGGCCTGTCGCATTCGCTCTTTGGCAAGCGTCTTTTGCCGATCGGTACGGTCTATGATCCCTTCGTACATCGTGGTCTCGATGCCATGAACTATGCTTGTTACCAAGACGCGCGGTTCATGATCGTCGGCACGCCCTCGGGTGTGACGCTTGCGCCCGAAGGCGGTGCGCACCAGTCCATCGGAACACCCCTGACCGGGATGAGCCAGGATGGATTGGCGAGCTTTGAGCCGGCCTTTGCCGATGAGCTGGCCGTGATCATGGAATGGGCCTTTGACTACATGCAACGCGACGGTGAGGGGGATCCCGATGAGCGTACATGGCTTAGGGATGAGACCGGCGGCAGCATCTATCTACGCCTGACGACAAACCCGATTGAGCAGCCTGGCAAACGTCACGACGACGCCTTTCGGCAAGGTGCCATCGATGGGGCCTACTGGCTGCGCAAGCCGGGACCAAACTGCGATGTTGTGATCGCCTATCAGGGTGCAGTGGCCTCTGAAGCGATCAAGGCAGCGGGCATGATCGGCGAAGGACGACGCGACATTGGCGTGCTGGCTGTGACCTCAGCGGACAGATTGAACGCGGGTTGGACAGCCGCGCAACGCGCGCGGTCACGGGGTAACGACCGGGCAAAGTCACATATCGAAACACTCATGGGAGACCTGCCCCCTCACTGCAAGATTGTCTCGGCGATTGATGGCCATCCTGCGACGCTGGCTTGGCTAGGCGGCGTGGCGGGTCATCAGACCATTTCACTGGGTGTGGAGCACTTTGGTCAAACCGGGACAATCGGCGATCTCTACAAACATCACGGGATCGATGCCGCGTCTATCGTGGAAAAAGTGCAAGGATTGACGGACGGTCGGCATATCCAGATTTCTGCGGCTGTTTGAGCGCGCCTACATCATTGCCTGGTGGACTAAAGGAAAGGAGGACTGCGACAAGCATGGTCACTTTCTATAGGTGCACCCTGCCCGCGGCCATCTAAGGCCAGGCGTCTGCGTGAGGCGCATGTATGCCCACTAAGCCTTGGTGTTTATTGCCGCTGTGATTTCAGATCATCAGAACCATTCGAACGCGATCTTCAAGATCGTCCAGGAGGCGTTCCGCGGTCCAACCCGCGCGGCTACGATGAACGTGACCCTGACGCATGTCATGGAGTAGTCGTGCTCGATCCTGGGATGGGAAGTCCTTTGGCAAATTGCCATGTGATTTTTCTTTTTCGAACCTTGCGGCAAGCCGAGTGTCCGTTTCCTGAATAGCCTTTTCCATGCGCTCCGCTACGCCCTCAACCTCACCCACAGTTGTGGCTACGCAGGACGCCAAAAAACAACCGCGCGGGGCACCCTCTTGCTGGGTGGAGTGTGAAACGACGGATGTCAGAAAGCCGCGGACGGCATCCTCAATCGATGCCGCGCCCTCAAAGGCAACGAT is a window of Roseovarius sp. W115 DNA encoding:
- a CDS encoding 1-deoxy-D-xylulose-5-phosphate synthase N-terminal domain-containing protein; the encoded protein is MTVSRNHLKTVEQLLLWHSHWMIHHANHIRPKVDGIKIGGHQASSASMVSIMTALYFSALRPEDRVAVKPHASPVFHAAQYLMGNQTREKMEDFRGLGGVQSYPSRTKDIDDVDFSTGSVGLGVAITSFASIIQDYIAAKDWGKGAPMGRMVALVGDAELDEGNIYEALQEGWKNDLRNTWWIIDYNRQSLDGIVREGLFERVEKIFDAFGWDVVRVKHGALQRAAFEEPGGDKLRDWIDACPNQEYSALTFMGGAVWRKRLMDDLGDQGDVTALIDRRSDDELAALMENLGGNCVSTMADTFDAIDHDRPTCFLAYTIKGWGTPIAGHKDNHGGLMNKTQFAEWQKHMGVAEGQEWERLAGVKDIAAIEAFLKEAPFFASGPRRFNDAKIAVPAIDFSSDREISTQAAFGKILDDLSKGDSDLAARIVTTSPDVTGTTGLASWVNRRKLFARAEQADAFIEHRIPSTAKWAFTPEGQHIELGIAEMNLFLLLGAAGLSHSLFGKRLLPIGTVYDPFVHRGLDAMNYACYQDARFMIVGTPSGVTLAPEGGAHQSIGTPLTGMSQDGLASFEPAFADELAVIMEWAFDYMQRDGEGDPDERTWLRDETGGSIYLRLTTNPIEQPGKRHDDAFRQGAIDGAYWLRKPGPNCDVVIAYQGAVASEAIKAAGMIGEGRRDIGVLAVTSADRLNAGWTAAQRARSRGNDRAKSHIETLMGDLPPHCKIVSAIDGHPATLAWLGGVAGHQTISLGVEHFGQTGTIGDLYKHHGIDAASIVEKVQGLTDGRHIQISAAV
- a CDS encoding TetR/AcrR family transcriptional regulator is translated as MDDMNGLLDLSINRYINKAQRQSRTFILNDTKKLGRPRTFDENEALMAAMNAFWTKGYAATSMKDLTAAMKISGPSIYAAFGDKRELYLKTIDRYADVDGCAPIVAFEGAASIEDAVRGFLTSVVSHSTQQEGAPRGCFLASCVATTVGEVEGVAERMEKAIQETDTRLAARFEKEKSHGNLPKDFPSQDRARLLHDMRQGHVHRSRAGWTAERLLDDLEDRVRMVLMI